A stretch of Besnoitia besnoiti strain Bb-Ger1 chromosome V, whole genome shotgun sequence DNA encodes these proteins:
- a CDS encoding ribosomal protein RPL3 (encoded by transcript BESB_059380), which yields MSHRKFERPRHGSLGFLPRKRCKRHRGKVKAFPKDDPSKPPHLTAFMGYKAGMTHVVRELDRPGSKLHKKEIVEAVTVVDTPPMVCVGVVGYIETPRGLRALATVWAGHLSDECRRRFYKNWYKSKKKAFTKYAKRYGDNNKMEAELNRMKSYCSVIRAICHTQPSKTPIGSKKAHVMEIQVNGGSVADKVEFCTKMFETAVPIKAVFTEGEMVDVIGVTKGHGVKGVVSRWGVTRLPRKTHRGLRKIACIGAWHPARVQFQVPRHGQKGYFHRTEMNKKIYRVGNGADPRNATTESDLTEKRITPMGGFPHYGCVNNDFLLIKGCIVGCKKRPITFRKTLVPRTSRRALEPVNLKFIDTSAKWGHGRFQTSEEKAKFYGPLKSRAAAM from the exons ATGTCCCACCGCAAGTTTGAGCGCCCTCGCCATGGCTCCCTGGGCTTCCTCCCCAGGAAGCGATGCAAGCGCCATAGGGGAAAAG TAAAGGCCTTCCCCAAGGATGACCCGTCCAAGCCCCCTCACCTCACGGCATTCATGGGCTACAAGGCGGGCATGACCCACGTCGTCCGCGAGCTCGACAGACCCGGCTCCA AGCTCCACAAGAAGGAGATCGTCGAGGCCGTCACTGTCGTTGACACTCCGCCCATGGTGTGCGTCGGTGTCGTCGGTTACATCGAGACCCCGCGCGGTCTGCGCGCGTTGGCTACCGTCTGGGCTGGGCACCTGTCTGACGAGTGCAGACGCCGATTCTACAAGAACTGGTACAAGAGCAAGAAGAAGGCCTTCACCAAGTACGCCAAGCGCTACGGCGACAACAACAAGATGGAGGCTGAACTCAACCGCATGAAGAGCTACTGCTCGGTGATTCGCGCGATCTGCCACACCCAGCCTTCAAAGACCCCCATCGGCTCCAAGAAGGCTCACGTCATGGAAATCCAGGTCAACGGTGGGTCCGTCGCCGACAAGGTTGAGTTCTGCACCAAGATGTTCGAGACTGCTGTCCCCATCAAGGCCGTCTTCACTGAGGGCGAGATGGTCGACGTCATTG GTGTCACCAAGGGTCATGGAGTCAAAGGTGTCGTGTCTCGTTGGGGCGTGACCCGTCTGCCTCGCAAGACCCATCGCGGTCTGCGCAAGATTGCTTGCATCGGAGCGTGGCATCCGGCCCGCGTTCAGTTCCAGGTGCCGCGTCACGGTCAGAAGGGTTACTTCCACCGCACAGAGATGAACAAGAAGATCTACCGTGTGGGCAACGGCGCTGACCCGCGCAACGCCACCACCGAGTCGGATCTCACAGAGAAGCGCATCACGCCCATGGGTGGCTTCCCTCACTACGGCTGCGTTAACAACGACTTCTTGCTTATCAAGGGCTGCATTGTCGGTTGCAAGAAGCGTCCCATCACCTTCAGGAAGACGCTCGTGCCCCGCACGTCGCGCAGGGCTCTGGAGCCGGTCAACCTCAAGTTCATCGATACCTCCGCCAAGTGGGGCCATGGGCGCTTCCAGACTtccgaggagaaggcgaaatTCTATGGGCCCCTCAagagtcgcgcggcggcgatgtaa